The window GGTATTGATTCTTCTGCGGTTGTAGGTGTAATGAGTAAGATTTCATCATCTCCTGTAAAAACATTTTCTATCGGCTTTGATGAAAAAAGTTATAGTGAAACCAAATATGCAAAAATAGTTGCAGAACATTTCGGCACAGACCACCATCAGTTTATCGTCAAGCCAGATATTATAAATATCATGCCTAAACTTATCTGGCATTATAATGAGCCGTTTGCAGACTCCTCAATGGTTGCCACATATTATGTAGCAGAACAGACCAAAAAATATGTAACAGTGGCACTGAACGGAGATGGTGGAGATGAAAGCCTGGCCGGATATACAAGATACTGGCAGACATTGGTTTTTGAAAAAATATACAAAACTTATAAAAACATACCTTTTGGTAAAAATATTTCCGATTTTATATCTTCTAGGTATTGTAAAGGCAGATTATATAGAATTTTAAAATGGTTAAAACAGATAGAAAAAGATGGTTTTTATAGTGCATATACATCGCGGCTTATTATATTTTCACAAGAAGAGAAAAACTATTTATACTCAGAGCGGATGAAACAGGAGCTTTCCGGTTTTGAGCCGTTCAGGTTTATTGAAAAAACATGGGAAAAAGCATCGGGATTAACCCTTCTTGAAAAGATGCTTTACACGGATTTTCATTTTTATCTGCCGGATGTTCTGATGGTTAAAATGGACATAGCAACTATGGCAAATGCACTTGAAGGAAGAAGTCCTTTTCTTGACCATCACATAATAGAAACAATTGCCTCTTTCCCCCCTGAACTTAAATTTAAGGGGGTTTGGTCAAAATATATACTAAAAAAGAAACTTAAAGGTTTTCTTCCTGATAAAATTTTGAAAAGACATAAGATGGGTTTTGGTATTCCGATTGGGGAATGGTTTAAAGGAGAATTGAAAAACTATATCAAGGACATCTTATATTCGGATGAATTTATGAAACGGGGATTTTTCAACCCCGAAAATATAAAAAAAACAGTAGAAGAACACATAAGCGGAAAAGAAAATCATGGTTTAAAAATATGGAGTCTACTATGTCTTGAACTGTGGTGTAGGACCTTTATCTCTACCCCGTAGGTTAAACCTTAGAGGCAAGATAAGAGGTTGAAAAAATGATTAAAAAATATGAGAGTTTATATTTTAGTCTTTGTGATACAATAAAGAAGTGGCATAAGTTTGGCTCACAGAATAAGCAATAAGAAAGAAGGAATATGACTTCTAAAGAAAGGGTAACATTGTTGTTAAAAAGACAGATACCAGATAGGATGGGGCTTTATGAATCTTTCTGGCCTGAGACATTAAGAGATTATTGGCCCAAACAGGGTTATCCGGAAGGCTACCCTAAATTAAACACCCAGCAATGGACATCTATTGAGGCAAAGCCCGAATATTATTTCAATTATG is drawn from bacterium Unc6 and contains these coding sequences:
- a CDS encoding asparagine synthase (glutamine-hydrolyzing), encoding MCAICGIIRKQGRINIEQIQRMTRIMHYRGPDDEGYYINESVGLGHRRLSIIDIKTGKQPFANENGTIFLICNGEIYNFKELRQELENTGHNFKSNSDNEVILHLYEEKGVDCLRDLRGMFAFAIWNGDEKLLFLARDRIGEKPLVYLRINEDIIFASEIKSLLLYPEIKKQIDISALDLYLTYQAVPSPSTIFKDIKKLPPSSYLLWKDGKVKIERYWDVDFSKKIKLKSEEEYAELLWEKLEEATKLRMVSDVPLGAFLSGGIDSSAVVGVMSKISSSPVKTFSIGFDEKSYSETKYAKIVAEHFGTDHHQFIVKPDIINIMPKLIWHYNEPFADSSMVATYYVAEQTKKYVTVALNGDGGDESLAGYTRYWQTLVFEKIYKTYKNIPFGKNISDFISSRYCKGRLYRILKWLKQIEKDGFYSAYTSRLIIFSQEEKNYLYSERMKQELSGFEPFRFIEKTWEKASGLTLLEKMLYTDFHFYLPDVLMVKMDIATMANALEGRSPFLDHHIIETIASFPPELKFKGVWSKYILKKKLKGFLPDKILKRHKMGFGIPIGEWFKGELKNYIKDILYSDEFMKRGFFNPENIKKTVEEHISGKENHGLKIWSLLCLELWCRTFISTP